One part of the Dioscorea cayenensis subsp. rotundata cultivar TDr96_F1 chromosome 2, TDr96_F1_v2_PseudoChromosome.rev07_lg8_w22 25.fasta, whole genome shotgun sequence genome encodes these proteins:
- the LOC120280505 gene encoding B3 domain-containing protein Os01g0723500-like yields the protein MKERCQPCKEWGEHFYWNHFKPKGMSFIKVMDSGFPQRMLIPVKFVKNVKRKLPDKMSLRDPNGNLWSIKLSKVSGSLLVKDGWKEFVDANHVEKKDFLVFRYDGKACFNVLIFDPSGCEKEDSFIERRSNAFESPDQVTKEEYDGSSKEKVSASFVVEHGHDIITNYKGRFIQRALKRREVTEEEEAMAFESALAFKTVRPFFIIVMRPSHVYKRLFMTVPAHFASQYIKPRKQIVLLRVPKRNKEWAEWHVRYVWNGGSWGFASQQWRLFVLDNKIEEGDACVFELIVSQSEVIMHVHIFRVVVKVATAVKEET from the exons ATGAAGGAAAGGTGTCAACCCTGCAAGGAATGGGGGGAACATTTCTATTGGAATCATTTCAAACCAAAAGGAATGAGTTTTATTAAGGTCATGGATTCTGGTTTCCCTCAAagaatg TTAATCCCAGTAAAGTTTGTGAagaatgtgaaaagaaaactcCCTGATAAAATGAGTTTGAGAGACCCAAATGGTAATCTCTGGAGTATAAAATTGTCAAAGGTTTCAGGTAGCTTGTTGGTGAAAGATGGCTGGAAAGAATTTGTTGATGCAAACCATGTAGAGAAAAaggattttcttgttttcagaTATGATGGGAAGGCATGTTTCAATGTATTGATATTTGATCCAAGTGGATGCGAGAAAGAAGATTCTTTCATTGAGAGAAGATCAAATGCTTTTGAATCCCCTGATCAAGTGACCAAGGAAGAATATGATGGTAGTTCCAAAGAAAAGGTTTCTGCATCATTTGTAGTAGAACATGGACATGatattataacaaattataagGGAAGATTTATCCAAAGAG CTTTGAAAAGGAGAGAAGtaactgaagaagaagaagcaatggCATTCGAATCAGCATTGGCCTTTAAAACAGTTCGTCCTTTCTTCATTATAGTGATGCGGCCATCCCATGTTTATAAGAGACTTTtcatg ACCGTACCAGCTCATTTTGCATCTCAGTACATCAAACCTAGAAAGCAAATAGTACTTCTTCGTGTCCcgaagagaaacaaagaatggGCTGAATGGCATGTGAGATATGTTTGGAATGGAGGAAGTTGGGGGTTTGCTTCACAACAATGGCGGTTGTTTGTTTTAGACAACAAGATAGAAGAAGGGGATGCATGTGTTTTTGAACTGATTGTTTCACAAAGTGAGGTTATAATGCATGTGCATATCTTTCGAGTTGTGGTGAAAGTGGCAACTGCTGTGAAGGAGGAAACTTAG